In the Helianthus annuus cultivar XRQ/B chromosome 11, HanXRQr2.0-SUNRISE, whole genome shotgun sequence genome, one interval contains:
- the LOC110888986 gene encoding uncharacterized protein LOC110888986 — protein sequence MVWYAERTIKSLSPPIPSFSLCCGEGNVKLPLLQHPPQPLRSLLDYNGEPRSRVFRENIKLLNSIFSFTSTGGKISTELNDGRGPYTYRLNGHNHHRIGTLLPTHPDSRPRFAQLYIYDTENEIDNRFFALRNCISANSDQAVLRTLVSDLLHMLDENNALVQAFRMARERFNDASMQPLRLRLISTRNRGQRQYDLPTACEVAALIPGDENPTDSRDIIVEEREGCTAKRISELHPSFMPLQYPLLFPYGEDGFHLNIPLSDTMETSRRKTVSSREFYGYRLHVRRSEAKTLHKSGRLFLTYVVDAYAQVLENDLNWYRRNQNTIRSDLYSGICDRVAEGESTSESIGRRVILPATFTGGPRYMIQQYQDAMAVCRWAGAPDLFITMTCNPKWPEITRHINATTPGMTPSDRPDIVSRVFKIKLDELIRDIKKRNIFGRAKAVIYQIEFQKRGLPHCHILLFLQPEDKISTVQHIDKYISAELPSELDDPMAFDVVRKQTMHGPCGELNPSSSCMHNGICGKGYPKTYCDQTFIRNDGWPCYKRPNNSRVVKVGSQDIKLDNRFVVPYNRDLLVKYGCHINVEWCNQGMLVKYLFGYINKGPDCVTAVLEGAQNRTSFESLLHNENEIEEYLNCRYISSSEACWKLFQFDMRYRDIPVERLPFHEEGRQRVYFRDND from the exons ATGGTTTGGTATGCGGAACGAACTATAAAATCTCTATCTCCACCAATTCCAAGTTTTTCGTTATGTTGTGGAGAAGGAAATGTCAAATTACCACTCCTGCAACATCCTCCTCAACCTTTGCGTAGCCTTCTTGATTACAATGGTGAACCACGGTCTAGGGTATTTAGAGAAAATATCAAGCTTCTAAATTCGATTTTTTCATTTACCTCGACTGGTGGGAAAATATCTACGGAAttaaatgatggacgtgggcctTATACATATCGTTTAAATGGACACAACCACCATAGGATTGGGACTTTGTTACCTACACATCCCGATTCTCGTCCTAGATTCGCTCAATTGTATATTTATGACACAGAAAATGAGATTGACAATCGTTTTTTTGCTTTACGAAATTGTATTTCGGCAAATTCTGACCAAGCAGTACTTCGTACCTTAGTGAGTGACCTGCTGCATATGCTTGATGAGAATAATGCATTAGTACAGGCGTTTAGGATGGCAAGGGAAAGGTTTAATGATGCATCAATGCAACCTCTAAGACTTCGTCTGATTAGCACACGAAATAGAGGACAAAGACAATATGACTTGCCTACTGCTTGTGAAGTAGCTGCATTGATCCCAGGTGATGAAAATCCCACTGACTCACGTGATATTATTGTCGAAGAACGTGAAGGTTGCACTGCAAAGCGTATATCCGAACTGCACCCAAGTTTTATGCCACTGCAGTATCCTTTGCTATTTCCATATGGAGAAGATGGGTTCCATCTAAATATTCCTCTAAGTGATACAATGGAAACAAGTAGGCGAAAAACTGTTTCGTCAAGAGAATTCTACGGTTACCGTTTACATGTTAGGAGGTCTGAGGCTAAGACATTGCACAAAAGTGGTCGTTTGTTTCTGACATATGTAGTGGATGCTTATGCTCAAGTTCTTGAAAACGATTTAAACTGGTATAGAAGAAACCAAAATACCATCCGTTCAGATTTGTATAGCGGTATATGTGATCGAGTTGCTGAAGGTGAATCAACTTCTGAGTCAATTGGGCGACGTGTTATCCTACCAGCAACATTCACTGGTGGGCCTAGATACATGATCCAACAATATCAAGATGCTATGGCAGTTTGTCGTTGGGCCGGGGCTCCAGATCTATTCATCACCATGACATGCAACCCAAAATGGCCAGAAATTACACGACACATTAATGCAACAACACCTGGCATGACACCATCCGACCGACCTGACATTGTTTCACGTGTGTTTAAAATAAAACTCGATGAACTTATTAGAGACATAAAGAAAAGGAATATTTTCGGTCGAGCAAAAGCAG TTATATACCAGATTGAGTTTCAGAAACGAGGACTTCCGCATTGTCACATTTTGCTTTTCCTACAACCGGAAGATAAGATTAGTACAGTACAACATATTGATAAATACATATCTGCTGAGCTTCCCTCGGAATTGGACGACCCAATGGCCTTTGATGTTGTTCGTAAACAAACGATGCACGGACCATGTGGTGAGCTTAATCCTTCCAGTTCTTGTATGCATAATGGTATATGTGGTAAAGGGTACCCAAAGACTTATTGTGACCAAACATTCATCAGAAATGATGGATGGCCATGTTATAAAAGGCCTAACAATTCAAGAGTGGTTAAAGTTGGATCTCAAGATATTAAGCTTGATAATCGGTTTGTGGTCCCCTATAACCGTGACCTGTTGGTAAAATATGGTTGCCACATTAACGTTGAGTGGTGTAATCAAGGTATGTTAGTAAAATACCTTTTTGGTTACATAAATAAAGGCCCTGATTGTGTAACTGCGGTTTTGGAAGGTGCTCAAAATAGAACATCATTTGAGTCCTTATTACATAATGAAAACGAGATCGAGGAATACCTAAACTGTCGATATATTTCCTCATCTGAAGCGTGTTGGAAGCTCTTTCAGTTTGATATGAGGTACCGCGACATTCCTGTTGAACGGTTACCTTTTCATGAAGAAGGACGTCAAAGAGTCTATTTTCGTGATAATGACTAG